A stretch of Arthrobacter sunyaminii DNA encodes these proteins:
- a CDS encoding serine hydrolase domain-containing protein → MSGDPSGIHGTFETRFLPVRDAFAAAFRGRPRMGAALAVHHQGELVVDLWGGMADARSSVPWTSDTSTVIFSCTKGIMAVLAARLVESGRLDYDLPLADLWPEFGVHGKNTVTVGDVLAHRAGVSAPRESVDLAQALNWEEMTRLLAEQEPLWEPGTGYGYHALTHGWLSGEIIRRTTGQTPGEFMHETLADPLMARLQLGVPEDQQGDIAHLEAGATLQEMVRSQQAARQPGVPDWPARALTLGSAFPQELVGDDAGFNRSDVRAAQLPGAGAVATAHGLSAAWSSVVHDTAATRRLDPGVLKRAVDVRSEGSPVFAAAAPWPRWGAGFQLDSAARRYVSPDGFGHDGAGGQVAFAEPSLGLSFAFLTNWMEAGDDVRATRIIDALREIVES, encoded by the coding sequence ATGAGCGGCGACCCGTCAGGCATCCACGGCACCTTCGAGACGCGTTTCCTGCCGGTCCGGGATGCCTTCGCTGCCGCCTTCCGCGGAAGGCCCCGTATGGGTGCAGCCCTGGCGGTGCATCACCAGGGAGAACTGGTGGTCGATCTGTGGGGCGGGATGGCAGACGCGCGCAGCTCGGTTCCCTGGACCAGCGACACGTCCACCGTGATTTTTTCCTGCACCAAGGGCATCATGGCCGTCCTTGCGGCACGGCTGGTTGAATCCGGGCGGCTGGACTACGACCTGCCGCTGGCTGACCTCTGGCCGGAGTTTGGCGTGCACGGCAAAAACACGGTGACCGTGGGAGATGTGCTGGCCCACCGCGCGGGGGTGTCTGCGCCGCGTGAATCCGTTGATCTGGCGCAGGCGCTGAACTGGGAGGAAATGACCCGGCTGCTCGCTGAGCAGGAACCCCTGTGGGAACCGGGAACGGGCTACGGATACCATGCCCTCACGCACGGGTGGCTGTCCGGGGAAATCATCCGCCGGACCACCGGGCAAACTCCCGGAGAGTTCATGCACGAAACCCTGGCTGATCCGTTGATGGCGCGGCTGCAGCTCGGCGTGCCGGAGGATCAGCAGGGCGACATTGCCCATCTTGAAGCAGGCGCAACCCTGCAGGAAATGGTCCGGTCCCAGCAGGCGGCACGGCAGCCGGGCGTTCCGGACTGGCCGGCCCGGGCCCTGACCCTGGGCAGTGCCTTCCCGCAGGAACTGGTGGGTGACGATGCGGGCTTCAACCGCTCCGACGTCCGGGCGGCTCAGTTGCCCGGGGCCGGCGCGGTTGCCACGGCTCACGGGTTGTCAGCGGCGTGGTCCTCGGTTGTCCATGACACCGCCGCCACCCGCCGGCTGGATCCCGGCGTCCTCAAGCGGGCTGTGGACGTGCGCAGCGAAGGCTCCCCCGTGTTTGCCGCCGCTGCGCCGTGGCCGCGGTGGGGCGCCGGGTTCCAGCTTGATTCGGCGGCGCGGCGCTACGTTTCCCCCGACGGATTCGGGCACGACGGCGCGGGCGGGCAGGTGGCATTTGCCGAACCTTCGCTGGGGCTGAGCTTTGCGTTTCTGACCAACTGGATGGAAGCCGGTGATGACGTGCGGGCCACGCGGATCATCGACGCGCTGCGGGAGATTGTGGAGTCCTAG
- a CDS encoding CaiB/BaiF CoA transferase family protein produces MRTNLLEGVRVLDLTNVLSGPFAGYQLALMGADVLKVEAHTGGDLARKLGASADLSARHLGISFLAQNSSKRSLTLNLKSERGKDIFRQLVETHDVVLENFRPGVMDRLGFGWDALREINPGIVYCAISGFGQSGPLRDRPAYDQIIQGMSGLMSVTGNTETAPLRVGAPIADTVGGFAAAFAIASALVRRGRTGEGAFLDVSMLEATLTAMGWVASDYLVGGSEPVPMGNENRTAAPSGTFSTADGDFNIAANKQEQFEELCRILGRPDLAGDPRFAEREARKTNRLALKAEIESVLTTRPSAHWDKEFAAAGIPGAPVMDVAAVLDSPQIVERGLVSTLRIDAAAGITGTGVGPDGDIRLLGAPTHVDGAAVTPDTPPPLLGEHTETVLTGLGYSAEDIAAMRAEGVI; encoded by the coding sequence ATGAGAACAAATCTGTTAGAGGGTGTTCGGGTCCTAGACCTGACCAACGTGCTGTCCGGGCCGTTTGCCGGTTACCAGTTGGCGCTGATGGGCGCTGACGTCCTGAAAGTCGAGGCGCACACCGGAGGAGACCTGGCGCGGAAGCTGGGGGCATCCGCCGACTTAAGCGCCCGCCACCTGGGCATCTCCTTTCTTGCCCAAAACAGTTCCAAGCGCTCGCTGACCCTGAATCTCAAGTCCGAGCGCGGCAAGGACATCTTCCGCCAACTCGTTGAAACCCATGACGTGGTGTTGGAGAACTTCCGCCCCGGTGTGATGGACCGGCTGGGATTCGGCTGGGACGCCCTGCGGGAAATCAATCCGGGAATTGTCTACTGCGCCATCTCCGGATTCGGACAAAGCGGACCGCTGCGTGACCGGCCGGCCTATGACCAGATCATTCAGGGGATGTCCGGGCTGATGTCCGTTACGGGGAACACCGAGACGGCACCGCTGCGCGTGGGCGCCCCCATTGCAGACACCGTGGGCGGATTCGCCGCAGCCTTCGCCATCGCCTCGGCCCTGGTCCGCCGCGGCCGCACCGGCGAAGGCGCCTTCCTGGACGTGTCCATGCTGGAAGCAACCCTGACCGCCATGGGCTGGGTGGCCTCGGACTATCTGGTGGGCGGCAGCGAGCCGGTGCCGATGGGCAACGAAAACCGGACGGCCGCGCCGTCGGGCACCTTCTCCACCGCCGACGGCGACTTCAACATCGCTGCCAACAAACAGGAACAGTTCGAAGAACTGTGCCGCATCCTCGGCCGCCCCGACCTCGCCGGCGACCCCCGGTTCGCGGAACGGGAGGCCCGCAAAACCAACCGCCTGGCGCTGAAGGCGGAAATCGAGTCGGTCCTGACCACCCGCCCCAGCGCGCACTGGGACAAGGAATTCGCCGCTGCCGGCATTCCGGGAGCTCCCGTGATGGACGTGGCCGCCGTCCTGGACTCCCCGCAGATTGTCGAACGCGGCCTGGTGTCCACCCTCAGGATTGACGCGGCGGCCGGCATCACCGGCACCGGAGTGGGGCCCGACGGCGATATCCGGCTGCTCGGCGCCCCCACGCACGTCGACGGCGCCGCGGTCACCCCCGATACTCCGCCGCCGCTGCTGGGTGAACACACCGAAACGGTGTTGACCGGCCTCGGCTACAGCGCCGAGGACATCGCGGCCATGCGCGCAGAAGGGGTCATCTGA
- a CDS encoding ABC transporter substrate-binding protein has product MDSSLRRPRRRQPIAAVSFLAAAGLALAGCAPGSGGDDNAASSEVTSAEVNTELTSEDVTITIADETGFPVTDVLAEEFTKQHPNVTFEITRDTFQNLTANAPKLLAGDNPPDLIRLPTIGDTAGDGLLANLDPYAEAYGWDAWPETQLSPLRMNEEGTRGSGPLYQVGLGYSVTGIFMNTAIAEDLGIDAPPQTWDELEEDLATAKDAGVQPIMAGDKDGVVNFAIQAAMNQYADKDEFLSWMFNEPGSSYATEGNIQGAEVIRTWADKGYFPSDINAIDYFTFVSRFSDGEGLFTFNGNWEAANYQKALGDDVAFFLVPPLEEGGDHVAMGAANSFSVAAGSDDLDTTTYFLNWIHTDPAARQIISDVTGASPGGDPSLEQPTVEEGSLIASALDMAAQIGEENGQVDFMSNTTSGIYAGSIIPESQLLVTGKITGEDFVNRVQAFYESEVNG; this is encoded by the coding sequence ATGGATTCATCACTGCGGCGCCCACGGCGCCGTCAACCAATTGCCGCGGTTTCCTTTCTCGCCGCCGCCGGCCTTGCCCTCGCCGGATGTGCTCCGGGCAGCGGCGGAGACGACAACGCCGCGTCCTCCGAGGTCACCAGCGCGGAGGTGAACACCGAACTCACGTCAGAGGACGTCACCATCACCATCGCCGATGAGACAGGCTTTCCGGTGACGGATGTTTTGGCGGAGGAATTCACCAAGCAGCACCCCAATGTCACGTTTGAAATTACGCGCGACACTTTCCAAAACCTGACTGCCAACGCCCCCAAGCTGCTGGCCGGAGACAATCCGCCGGACCTGATCCGGCTGCCCACCATCGGCGACACCGCCGGTGACGGCCTGCTGGCCAACCTGGATCCGTATGCCGAAGCTTACGGATGGGATGCCTGGCCGGAGACCCAGCTGTCTCCGCTGCGGATGAATGAGGAGGGAACCCGCGGTTCCGGACCGCTGTATCAGGTGGGTCTTGGCTACAGCGTCACCGGCATTTTCATGAACACTGCCATTGCCGAGGATTTGGGCATCGACGCGCCCCCGCAGACCTGGGACGAGCTTGAGGAAGACCTGGCCACGGCCAAGGACGCCGGAGTGCAGCCCATCATGGCCGGGGACAAGGACGGCGTGGTGAACTTCGCCATTCAGGCGGCCATGAACCAGTACGCGGACAAGGATGAATTCCTCTCCTGGATGTTCAACGAACCCGGCAGCTCCTATGCCACGGAAGGGAACATCCAGGGTGCCGAAGTCATCCGCACCTGGGCTGACAAGGGGTATTTCCCCTCGGACATCAACGCCATTGATTACTTCACGTTCGTCAGCCGCTTCTCGGACGGTGAGGGTCTGTTTACCTTCAACGGCAACTGGGAAGCAGCGAATTACCAGAAGGCGCTGGGCGACGACGTCGCGTTCTTCCTGGTCCCGCCGCTGGAAGAGGGAGGCGACCACGTGGCCATGGGTGCCGCCAACTCATTCTCCGTTGCCGCCGGCTCGGATGACCTGGACACCACCACGTACTTCCTGAACTGGATCCACACCGACCCGGCCGCGCGCCAGATCATCTCCGACGTCACGGGCGCCTCCCCGGGCGGAGACCCGTCGCTGGAACAGCCCACCGTGGAGGAAGGTTCCCTGATCGCTTCCGCCCTGGACATGGCGGCGCAGATCGGTGAGGAAAACGGACAGGTGGACTTCATGTCCAATACAACGTCCGGCATTTATGCCGGATCGATCATCCCGGAGTCCCAGCTGCTGGTGACCGGCAAAATCACCGGCGAAGACTTCGTCAACCGCGTGCAGGCGTTCTACGAAAGCGAAGTGAACGGCTGA
- a CDS encoding carbohydrate ABC transporter permease has product MRTSRSELLLGRLLLAAALILTLLPLISMLSAALQPADRNPTGIVWPTDPQWGNFVTAFEVGNVWRLMTSSAFIVLGVVPASMLIATLAGYALGALAPKGGRAVLIIFIAGLTIPFEALIIPLYYQSQAMGTLNTQWAVIFPLLGLFMPFSVFWMRAHFINVPRELSEAARVDGASVFQEFRQIQLPLALPALSALAILLFLWTWNQFLLPVVLIADPLDRTVAGALTFFQGQYSLSIPLLNAGALLIITPAIIVFLIFQRQFVRALLQGAVKG; this is encoded by the coding sequence ATGCGTACCAGCCGCAGTGAACTCCTGCTCGGCCGGCTGCTGCTGGCGGCAGCTCTTATTCTGACTCTCCTGCCCCTGATCAGTATGCTGTCCGCGGCGCTGCAGCCGGCGGACCGGAATCCCACCGGCATTGTCTGGCCCACCGACCCGCAGTGGGGCAACTTCGTTACGGCCTTTGAGGTGGGCAACGTCTGGCGGCTGATGACGTCCAGCGCATTCATCGTTCTGGGCGTGGTGCCCGCGTCGATGCTCATCGCCACCCTCGCCGGCTATGCCCTCGGCGCGCTCGCCCCGAAGGGCGGCCGGGCGGTCCTGATCATCTTCATCGCCGGACTGACTATCCCGTTTGAAGCCCTGATCATCCCGCTGTATTACCAGTCCCAGGCCATGGGGACCCTCAACACCCAATGGGCCGTGATCTTCCCGCTGCTGGGGCTCTTCATGCCCTTCAGCGTGTTCTGGATGCGTGCCCACTTCATCAACGTTCCCCGCGAGTTGTCCGAAGCCGCCCGGGTGGACGGCGCATCGGTCTTCCAGGAGTTCCGGCAGATCCAGCTTCCCCTCGCGCTGCCTGCACTCTCGGCTCTGGCGATTCTCCTGTTCCTCTGGACCTGGAACCAGTTCCTGCTCCCCGTGGTGCTCATCGCCGACCCGCTTGACCGCACTGTGGCGGGAGCGCTCACCTTCTTCCAGGGACAGTACTCCCTGAGCATCCCGCTCCTGAACGCGGGAGCACTGCTGATCATCACGCCGGCCATCATCGTGTTCCTCATCTTCCAGCGCCAGTTTGTCCGCGCCCTGCTGCAGGGCGCCGTCAAGGGCTGA
- a CDS encoding LacI family DNA-binding transcriptional regulator, with protein MATSKRVTLADVARRAGLSSSAASMILNGRPDTRLSKDAHDRVNLAAAELGYRPNVAARALRVDKTQTIGFVSDTVATTRFASGLIKGALAAAEQAGHVILVAETGGDHARETEAIAALLDRQVDGIVFAATRARELFIPALQENVPVVLLNAINEHFPASVLPDEERGGRAAVSLLADAGHKEGIFLIGHNEVKERNVFRSTTVARRLGGIRSEMKDRGLSFEREESIWDWEPQNGYACVHKLLNEMPPPRALICLNDPLAFGAYQALTEKGLRVPEDVSIVSFDNDEIASYLRPGLTTIGLPHEEMGRLAVELLLDGAKGGEHLVDMPVIIRSSIKQA; from the coding sequence ATGGCCACCAGCAAGCGTGTGACCCTTGCCGACGTCGCACGTCGGGCAGGTTTGTCGTCCTCCGCGGCGTCCATGATTCTTAACGGCCGTCCGGATACCCGGCTGTCGAAAGACGCCCATGACCGGGTGAATCTAGCCGCGGCAGAGCTTGGTTATCGGCCGAATGTGGCGGCGCGGGCTTTGCGGGTGGATAAGACACAAACCATTGGCTTCGTCTCGGACACGGTGGCCACCACCCGATTTGCGAGCGGCCTGATCAAGGGGGCCCTCGCCGCAGCGGAGCAGGCAGGCCACGTCATTCTGGTGGCCGAAACCGGCGGAGACCATGCGCGTGAAACCGAAGCCATTGCCGCGCTCCTGGATCGACAGGTTGACGGCATAGTTTTTGCCGCGACCCGGGCGCGTGAACTGTTTATCCCGGCCCTGCAGGAAAACGTTCCGGTGGTACTGCTCAACGCCATCAACGAGCACTTTCCGGCGTCGGTCCTGCCCGACGAAGAACGCGGTGGCCGGGCAGCCGTGTCCCTGCTGGCAGACGCCGGGCACAAAGAGGGCATATTCCTTATTGGGCACAACGAGGTGAAAGAGCGGAATGTGTTCCGGTCCACCACGGTGGCACGGCGGCTGGGCGGCATACGGTCCGAAATGAAGGACCGGGGATTGTCCTTTGAAAGGGAAGAATCCATCTGGGACTGGGAGCCGCAGAATGGCTACGCCTGCGTGCATAAACTCCTGAACGAAATGCCCCCGCCCCGGGCATTGATCTGCTTGAATGACCCGCTGGCATTCGGTGCCTATCAGGCGTTGACGGAGAAGGGTCTCCGGGTGCCGGAGGATGTTTCTATTGTTTCCTTCGACAATGACGAAATTGCCTCGTACCTTCGCCCGGGGCTGACCACCATCGGACTTCCTCATGAGGAAATGGGCCGGCTCGCCGTTGAACTGCTTTTGGATGGCGCCAAAGGCGGCGAGCACCTCGTGGACATGCCGGTCATCATCCGGTCCTCGATCAAACAGGCATAA
- a CDS encoding carbohydrate ABC transporter permease → MATRSRGKRRQGKRRSLGRAGYVAWLMLLPAIAVYAGFVLIPLAMGLQYSFYDWNGVGASTFVGIKNYAKVLTDPVLLGSILNAITLIVFFTLIPIGVGLILASLIRSMRQGLMSSAAQTILFLPQIVPLAAAGIAWSWMYAQTGTVNQILSAVGLGGITRSWLADYGTALPAVGLIGSWVLTGLCTVLLLTGIGKIEASLYEAVRLDGAGWWREFFTVTLPGLRQEIAVLATLTIIAALSSFDIIYTSTQGGPGRTTLVPGISIFRIGFTQSDVGLASAFGIVLMVLVLLVVLPIQRLSKVND, encoded by the coding sequence GTGGCTACCCGCAGCCGGGGCAAGCGGCGACAGGGCAAACGGCGGTCCCTGGGCCGCGCGGGTTATGTCGCCTGGCTGATGCTCCTACCGGCCATCGCCGTCTATGCCGGTTTTGTCCTTATTCCGCTGGCAATGGGCCTGCAGTACTCTTTCTACGACTGGAACGGGGTCGGAGCATCCACCTTCGTGGGGATCAAGAATTATGCGAAGGTTCTGACGGATCCCGTTCTGCTCGGTTCGATCCTCAACGCCATCACCCTGATCGTGTTCTTCACGCTCATCCCCATCGGCGTCGGGCTGATCCTGGCCAGCCTGATCCGGTCCATGCGCCAGGGACTTATGTCTTCGGCGGCACAGACCATCCTGTTCCTGCCGCAGATTGTGCCCCTCGCTGCGGCGGGTATCGCCTGGTCCTGGATGTACGCGCAGACAGGCACGGTCAACCAGATCCTCAGCGCCGTCGGGCTCGGCGGGATCACCCGGTCGTGGCTGGCGGACTACGGAACTGCCCTCCCCGCCGTCGGGCTCATTGGTTCCTGGGTCCTCACCGGCCTGTGCACTGTGCTGCTGCTGACCGGCATCGGCAAGATTGAGGCCTCCCTTTATGAGGCAGTAAGGCTCGACGGCGCCGGCTGGTGGCGGGAATTCTTCACTGTCACGCTGCCGGGACTGCGGCAGGAAATTGCGGTCCTGGCGACTCTGACCATCATTGCCGCCCTGAGCAGCTTCGACATTATCTACACCTCCACGCAGGGCGGCCCCGGCCGCACCACCCTCGTCCCGGGCATTTCCATTTTCCGCATTGGCTTCACCCAAAGTGATGTTGGCTTGGCGTCGGCCTTTGGAATTGTGCTGATGGTCCTCGTCCTGCTGGTAGTACTTCCCATTCAGCGACTTTCGAAGGTGAACGACTGA
- a CDS encoding glycosyl hydrolase family 32, whose amino-acid sequence MSFALTDHWVWDFWHADDGETHHLYYLHAPRSLADPGLRHRNARIGLATSDDLSTWVDHGVVLEPGGAADFDSSATWTGSVVQDDDGAWHMFYTGTRFLHPERITNVESIGHASSPDLFTWSKSALHVPADPRWYETLGDGTWHEEAWRDPWIHRDSAGLWHMLVTARAVVGTGRDRGVVGHATSADLRNWTVQPPLSEPGAGFAHLEVLQLVTIEDRHVLLFSCDTAHLAGEREAEGVQGGIWALPLATDRLEHPLDISSATRLTSEEFYAGRAVRNREGQWVLLAFENVDAEGTFISGISDPLPLEWAPDGSLCLAPAGIHA is encoded by the coding sequence ATGAGCTTTGCCCTCACCGACCACTGGGTCTGGGATTTCTGGCATGCCGACGACGGCGAGACGCACCACCTCTACTATCTGCATGCGCCCCGGTCACTGGCAGACCCTGGCCTTCGCCACCGGAACGCACGGATCGGCCTTGCCACCTCGGATGATCTTTCAACGTGGGTCGACCACGGAGTGGTCCTTGAGCCGGGCGGGGCCGCGGACTTCGATTCCAGTGCCACGTGGACCGGCAGCGTGGTTCAGGACGACGACGGCGCCTGGCACATGTTCTACACCGGCACCCGGTTCCTGCATCCGGAGCGGATCACGAATGTGGAAAGCATCGGCCATGCCTCCTCCCCCGATCTGTTCACCTGGTCCAAATCCGCGCTGCACGTTCCCGCCGATCCCCGCTGGTATGAAACCCTCGGCGACGGCACCTGGCATGAGGAAGCCTGGCGGGACCCGTGGATCCACCGTGACTCGGCAGGGCTCTGGCACATGCTGGTAACCGCCCGGGCAGTGGTCGGCACCGGGCGGGACCGCGGCGTCGTCGGGCACGCCACGTCTGCCGACCTGCGGAACTGGACCGTCCAGCCTCCGCTGAGCGAACCCGGCGCTGGCTTTGCCCACCTCGAGGTGCTTCAGCTGGTGACCATCGAGGACCGGCATGTGCTCCTGTTCTCCTGCGACACGGCCCACCTTGCCGGTGAGCGCGAAGCCGAGGGAGTGCAGGGCGGCATCTGGGCGCTGCCCCTGGCCACGGATCGGCTGGAACATCCCCTGGACATTTCCTCCGCCACCCGCCTGACAAGCGAGGAGTTCTACGCCGGACGCGCAGTGCGCAACCGTGAGGGTCAGTGGGTGCTGCTCGCTTTTGAAAACGTCGACGCCGAGGGTACGTTCATCAGCGGCATTTCGGATCCCCTCCCCCTGGAATGGGCACCGGACGGCAGCCTGTGCCTCGCGCCGGCCGGGATTCACGCATGA
- a CDS encoding glycoside hydrolase family 3 C-terminal domain-containing protein encodes MFRLKRRTARRYGLVAFLGLFAVTGFLPSAVGADDVAPLQADPSYTVQPPPFTDIAGDPFEADILFIAANGITTGFPDGTYRPLAPVARDAMAAFIYRLAGQPYFEAPATSPFTDITPQTAFYKEITWLASTRITTGYPDGTFRPLTPVARDMMAAFMHRYSGTYCSIEAARDFPAPTTPPFTDVPVDLQFATDIAWMKEAGISTGWPDGTYRPFLPVARNAMAAFMERLDRYNGSQGGCNPPVPAGNPWLGSDEDALTRAYWATAAMNLEQKVGYLVQSGGTGVPEFGLPPIRGKDGCCGLALETGPSTALPVGVGLASTFDPTLARAYGAVGGEEARAVGFNSIAGPTMDLVNTPFNGRMWEDLGEDPMLSGDTAASQVIGEQGPDIIALPKHYNLNNFESRRGDVNVLIDERPLLETYSRNWENVVVNGNAGSVMCAFNQVNSEYSCGNDLLLNQILKGRLGFQGFVSSDFNAAHAFSDYANGLDVAGPGTEFSGPALTAAVEAGEVSELRVTDAARRVAYAMFENGIIDNPPVNSFVNPQPTDVAIPDNMLAAHDAIAEEVAENAIVLLKNSGDALPLVNADTSSVAVIGSDADWYIDGGGSGAVQNPAQLTTILDGITARATGATVTQSPGTDPVSLADTVPGPFPMPSDVLTNVNAEYRLGVDNFIGETTLARSERQVNLRTGISADVINTSQVPGIGGQLATQPMSAVWTGTIVPPSTGTYTLTLTHLGTARLYVNGTEVINEPADTLLTDEVTVDLTAGTSVPVRVEYTTDAPNQFNGGLNDQPGAIARLGWTPPEGVVAPSITAAAQAAAAADVAVVVARDYTGEGADRGSLVLPQNQDALISAVVAANPNTVVVLATSGPVTMPWIGDVPAVLEAWYAGQAQGRAVASVLYGDVNPSGKLPVTFPVSDEQATTVGPSNPFDIFDVVSPTVEYTNGVFVGYKNYVTQGAVPLFPFGHGLSYTSFGYRNLSTPAVVDADDPSGNVSVQISNLGTRTGQETVQVYVGNLPGEEPTPARQLAGYGSITLPPGGVGTVNIELDPRSLQYWDDEADDFVTPTGPVAIYVGRSVSDTRLIGQVTVQ; translated from the coding sequence ATGTTCAGATTAAAACGCCGCACGGCGCGCCGGTACGGATTGGTGGCCTTTTTGGGGCTATTCGCCGTGACCGGTTTTCTTCCCTCGGCGGTGGGTGCCGACGACGTCGCACCGCTGCAGGCTGATCCTTCCTATACGGTCCAGCCGCCCCCTTTCACGGATATCGCGGGGGATCCGTTTGAAGCGGACATCCTGTTTATTGCCGCCAACGGCATCACCACTGGTTTTCCGGACGGCACATATCGGCCGCTGGCGCCTGTTGCCCGTGATGCGATGGCCGCTTTCATTTACCGGCTGGCGGGGCAACCGTATTTCGAGGCACCGGCCACCTCGCCGTTTACCGATATCACGCCGCAAACAGCGTTCTACAAGGAAATTACGTGGCTTGCCTCGACCCGCATCACCACCGGCTACCCGGACGGCACCTTTCGCCCGCTGACCCCGGTTGCCAGGGACATGATGGCGGCGTTCATGCACCGCTACAGCGGCACCTACTGCAGCATTGAGGCGGCACGGGATTTCCCGGCGCCCACTACGCCGCCGTTCACCGATGTGCCGGTGGACCTGCAGTTCGCCACGGACATTGCCTGGATGAAGGAGGCGGGGATCTCCACCGGTTGGCCGGACGGCACCTATCGGCCGTTCCTTCCGGTGGCACGGAATGCGATGGCTGCCTTCATGGAACGGCTGGACAGGTACAACGGCAGCCAGGGCGGCTGTAATCCGCCGGTCCCGGCGGGCAATCCGTGGCTGGGCAGCGACGAGGACGCCCTCACCCGGGCCTATTGGGCCACCGCCGCGATGAACCTGGAGCAGAAGGTCGGATACCTGGTCCAGTCTGGCGGCACCGGAGTCCCCGAATTCGGTCTGCCACCGATCCGGGGCAAGGACGGCTGCTGCGGCCTGGCCCTGGAGACCGGTCCGTCCACCGCATTGCCGGTTGGCGTGGGTCTGGCCTCCACCTTCGATCCCACTCTGGCCCGCGCCTACGGCGCGGTAGGCGGAGAGGAAGCCCGCGCCGTCGGCTTCAATTCGATTGCCGGGCCCACCATGGACTTGGTCAACACCCCCTTCAACGGACGCATGTGGGAGGACCTGGGCGAAGACCCCATGTTGAGCGGAGACACAGCGGCGTCACAGGTGATCGGCGAACAGGGGCCCGACATCATAGCCCTGCCCAAGCACTACAACCTGAACAACTTTGAATCCCGCCGGGGCGACGTCAATGTGCTCATTGACGAGCGGCCGCTTCTGGAGACCTACAGCCGTAACTGGGAAAACGTTGTGGTGAACGGAAACGCGGGGTCCGTCATGTGCGCGTTCAACCAGGTGAACTCCGAGTACTCGTGCGGCAATGACCTGCTGTTGAACCAGATCCTCAAGGGCAGGCTGGGGTTCCAAGGTTTTGTCAGCTCGGACTTCAACGCGGCCCATGCGTTCTCCGACTACGCGAACGGGCTGGACGTTGCCGGTCCCGGGACCGAGTTCTCCGGGCCAGCCCTGACCGCAGCCGTCGAGGCCGGCGAGGTTTCCGAACTGCGGGTCACCGACGCCGCGCGCCGCGTGGCCTACGCCATGTTCGAGAACGGCATCATCGACAACCCGCCGGTGAACTCCTTTGTGAATCCGCAGCCAACGGACGTTGCAATTCCGGACAACATGCTGGCAGCCCATGATGCGATCGCTGAGGAGGTGGCCGAAAATGCCATTGTCCTGCTGAAGAACAGCGGTGATGCTCTTCCGCTGGTCAACGCCGACACCTCCTCGGTGGCTGTCATCGGGTCCGATGCAGACTGGTATATCGACGGCGGCGGCTCGGGCGCGGTCCAGAACCCGGCGCAGCTGACCACCATCCTGGACGGCATCACCGCCCGGGCCACGGGTGCCACCGTCACCCAGTCTCCGGGAACTGACCCGGTGTCGCTGGCGGATACGGTTCCCGGACCGTTCCCGATGCCGAGCGACGTGCTCACGAACGTCAATGCCGAGTACCGGCTGGGCGTGGACAATTTCATCGGAGAAACCACACTGGCTCGTTCCGAGCGTCAGGTAAACCTGCGGACCGGCATTTCCGCGGACGTCATTAACACATCGCAGGTCCCCGGGATCGGCGGCCAGCTGGCTACGCAACCCATGTCGGCGGTCTGGACCGGAACGATCGTGCCGCCGTCCACGGGAACCTACACGCTCACCCTTACCCACCTGGGCACCGCACGGCTCTACGTCAACGGAACAGAGGTCATCAACGAACCCGCGGATACCTTGTTGACGGATGAGGTAACGGTGGACCTGACGGCCGGAACCAGTGTCCCGGTGCGGGTGGAATACACCACTGACGCGCCGAACCAGTTCAACGGCGGGCTCAATGACCAGCCGGGCGCCATCGCCCGGCTGGGTTGGACTCCGCCCGAGGGCGTGGTGGCACCGAGCATCACCGCCGCTGCGCAGGCGGCGGCGGCGGCCGACGTTGCCGTTGTGGTGGCCCGGGACTACACCGGAGAGGGAGCGGACCGCGGTTCGCTGGTGCTGCCGCAGAACCAGGATGCCCTGATCAGCGCGGTAGTGGCAGCCAACCCGAACACCGTCGTCGTGCTGGCCACCAGCGGACCGGTGACCATGCCCTGGATCGGCGACGTGCCTGCGGTCCTGGAAGCCTGGTACGCCGGGCAGGCCCAGGGACGGGCCGTCGCCTCGGTGCTCTACGGAGACGTGAATCCGTCCGGGAAGCTTCCGGTCACGTTCCCGGTCAGTGATGAGCAGGCCACCACTGTGGGGCCGTCAAACCCGTTCGACATCTTTGACGTGGTGAGCCCCACGGTGGAGTACACCAACGGCGTGTTTGTCGGGTACAAGAATTATGTGACCCAGGGTGCGGTTCCGCTGTTCCCCTTTGGCCACGGGCTCTCCTACACATCGTTCGGCTACCGCAACCTCTCCACGCCCGCCGTGGTGGATGCGGACGATCCGAGCGGGAACGTGTCGGTGCAGATATCGAACCTGGGTACCCGAACCGGTCAGGAAACCGTGCAGGTATACGTCGGCAATCTTCCCGGTGAGGAACCGACGCCGGCCCGACAGCTGGCAGGGTACGGCAGCATCACCCTCCCGCCCGGCGGGGTGGGAACGGTAAACATCGAACTGGATCCGCGGTCGCTCCAGTACTGGGACGACGAAGCAGATGACTTCGTCACCCCCACCGGGCCCGTGGCCATTTACGTGGGCCGCTCCGTCTCGGACACCCGCCTCATTGGGCAGGTGACCGTGCAGTAG